A portion of the Hymenobacter gelipurpurascens genome contains these proteins:
- a CDS encoding SusC/RagA family TonB-linked outer membrane protein: MRTTLTQPDSTSRSIKDAVIVTSRPLTPLLPIQEQLRQAAGVQATPYSGAPGAQVAVRIRGAASLSGNAHPLYVVDGVPVFQNMGEKELGRSSSAVEAARPYGLNPLLNLPNEDIESVSVLRGALATARYGGQGQNGVISIQTKLGRRGQPLRVSYSGYGGVQQVRRRYDLLSAHEYAEWQNEVASRIREPQPFSAAQIATLGQGTDWQQEVLRTAALQEHHLGLTGSRNTTRYYVSADYLCQSGIVENSQLRRYALRANVEQQLTARLSATARVAASQADARLPDELLALNMITAEPTVQPRTATGELNNSGNLFNNPLRQALLQTREPRQRQLLGQVELRQSIGQFLTASLLNHWEFNYLHRFSVDPSSGPTPFYESYQQTDSRRFRQQSYRAALDFRRTLAERHALTAQLGAAWQVQNFRTLSETKLLGATIPVGSASSRGTAENRTTLASFSGEVGYSYDERYEMQASLRRDGSSFLAAEQRWQWSPAAQFTWHAGQESFLRGNSTISHLNVWVGQGRTSNAGSFFGQSLYTALLPNSSGSGTVFYTPLLETTVQREAGLSAGFWQDKVVVEASAYQRHTTLEAATGLTNFTDTQLQARGAELTLTGWWLRQPQLSASTILSFAAQQNRYAGQVPWAGNAVQLTTDGSALATFRGLRYLGTTPDGLPRYDEVNGYGTTNFLDYQNLGSGLPTHLLSVTQQLSYHRFSLQLQADGAFGHQLYNTAGVFLDNPTTFGSNGSTLIRQRWTASSPSSNVPAVGNEVQRNSSYYLQSGNHLRLSTVTCGYRVWEKDVRNISVWVGGQNLLVFTKYRGFDPGISSGGAAATQAGLDASAYPTACTILLGLRATL, translated from the coding sequence GTGAGGACGACGCTAACTCAGCCCGATAGTACATCAAGAAGTATCAAGGATGCAGTTATAGTAACTTCCCGCCCTCTCACTCCCCTCCTCCCCATCCAGGAGCAACTCCGCCAAGCAGCAGGCGTGCAGGCCACACCCTATTCCGGCGCGCCCGGAGCGCAGGTGGCCGTGCGGATTCGGGGTGCGGCTTCGCTCTCAGGCAATGCGCATCCGCTTTATGTGGTAGATGGTGTACCCGTGTTCCAGAATATGGGAGAGAAAGAACTGGGAAGAAGCTCTTCGGCAGTAGAAGCAGCACGACCCTACGGCCTTAACCCGTTGCTAAATCTTCCTAACGAGGATATTGAATCAGTGAGCGTACTCCGGGGTGCCCTTGCAACGGCCCGCTACGGAGGGCAAGGGCAGAATGGCGTCATCAGCATCCAGACAAAACTGGGCCGACGCGGACAGCCGCTCCGGGTAAGCTATAGCGGCTATGGCGGGGTACAGCAGGTTCGTCGCCGTTACGACCTACTCTCGGCGCATGAGTACGCCGAGTGGCAGAACGAGGTAGCTTCCAGGATACGGGAACCTCAGCCTTTTTCCGCTGCGCAGATAGCCACGCTAGGCCAGGGCACCGACTGGCAACAGGAAGTGCTACGCACCGCGGCCCTGCAGGAGCACCATCTGGGGCTTACCGGTAGCCGGAATACCACCCGCTATTATGTGAGCGCCGACTACCTATGCCAGAGCGGCATTGTGGAAAACTCGCAGCTGCGGCGCTACGCTCTTCGGGCAAACGTGGAGCAGCAACTCACGGCGCGGCTCTCTGCTACGGCGCGCGTGGCGGCCAGCCAAGCCGACGCCCGCCTGCCCGACGAGTTGCTGGCCCTGAATATGATAACTGCTGAACCAACCGTGCAACCGCGTACTGCTACCGGCGAGCTGAATAACAGCGGTAATCTGTTTAATAATCCCCTGCGCCAAGCCCTGCTCCAGACGCGGGAACCCCGGCAGCGGCAGTTGCTAGGCCAGGTGGAACTACGCCAGAGCATCGGGCAATTTCTGACTGCTAGCCTGTTGAATCATTGGGAGTTCAACTACCTCCACCGCTTCAGCGTCGACCCAAGCAGCGGCCCTACTCCTTTCTACGAATCCTATCAGCAAACCGATAGCCGGCGCTTTCGCCAGCAAAGCTACCGGGCTGCGCTAGACTTCCGGCGCACTCTAGCCGAACGCCACGCCCTTACGGCCCAGCTTGGGGCAGCGTGGCAGGTCCAGAACTTCAGAACTCTTTCGGAAACCAAGCTTCTGGGCGCTACTATTCCGGTAGGCTCCGCATCCAGCCGCGGTACTGCCGAAAATCGCACTACACTGGCCAGCTTCAGTGGAGAAGTAGGCTACAGCTATGATGAGCGGTATGAGATGCAGGCCAGTCTTCGCCGCGACGGAAGCAGTTTCCTGGCGGCCGAACAACGCTGGCAATGGAGCCCTGCCGCGCAGTTCACCTGGCATGCCGGCCAGGAAAGCTTTCTGCGCGGGAACTCCACTATTTCTCATCTCAATGTGTGGGTAGGCCAGGGACGGACCTCCAACGCAGGCAGCTTCTTTGGGCAGAGTTTGTATACTGCGCTTCTGCCTAACTCTAGTGGTAGCGGCACTGTTTTTTATACCCCCTTATTGGAGACTACTGTTCAGCGGGAAGCTGGTTTGTCAGCGGGGTTCTGGCAGGATAAAGTGGTAGTAGAGGCCAGCGCCTACCAGCGTCATACCACGTTAGAGGCAGCTACCGGCCTTACGAATTTTACTGATACGCAGCTGCAGGCGCGCGGGGCAGAGCTGACCCTGACGGGTTGGTGGCTTCGTCAGCCGCAGTTGTCAGCCAGCACCATACTTTCTTTCGCCGCTCAGCAGAACCGCTACGCCGGGCAAGTGCCCTGGGCTGGCAATGCGGTACAACTCACTACCGATGGTTCGGCGTTGGCCACCTTCCGTGGTTTGCGCTACTTGGGCACCACCCCCGATGGCCTCCCGCGCTACGATGAAGTGAATGGCTACGGCACCACTAATTTCCTGGATTACCAAAACCTAGGCTCTGGCCTCCCCACCCACCTATTAAGCGTTACACAACAGCTTTCCTATCATCGCTTCAGCCTTCAGCTCCAGGCCGACGGCGCCTTTGGCCACCAGCTATACAACACAGCCGGAGTTTTTCTGGATAACCCCACCACGTTCGGTAGCAACGGCAGCACCCTGATTCGCCAGCGCTGGACTGCTTCCAGTCCTTCGTCCAACGTGCCGGCGGTCGGCAATGAGGTACAACGGAACAGCTCTTATTACCTGCAATCGGGCAACCACCTGCGTCTTTCCACGGTTACCTGTGGTTATCGGGTCTGGGAGAAAGATGTCCGCAACATTTCGGTGTGGGTAGGCGGCCAGAACCTGCTGGTATTTACCAAGTACCGGGGCTTTGATCCGGGAATCAGCAGTGGAGGCGCTGCTGCAACCCAAGCGGGCCTCGACGCCAGCGCCTACCCCACTGCCTGCACCATACTGTTAGGCCTACGCGCTACGTTGTAG
- a CDS encoding M16 family metallopeptidase, with protein sequence MIHFEEFTLSNGLRCLVHEDRSTPMAVLNILYNVGSRDEDPEHTGFAHLFEHLMFSGSVNIPSYDEPLQLVGGENNAFTSPDITNYYLTLPAANLETGFWLESDRMLNLAFSENGLEVQRKVVVEEFKQNYLNQPYGDVWLKLRPLAYQHHPYQWATIGKEVGHIEDATMQQVRDFFAKHYSPANAVLVVAGAVTRAEAKRLAEKWFAPIPSGTRYERQLPQEPRQTEARFLEVQAEVPVSALYKVYHMPGRNDARYYDVDLLSDLLGRGKSSRLYQQLVKEQPLFNAISASVMGSLEPGLLVVSGKLNAGVTLEEADAAVESVIATLREELVSELELEKVKNQAEASIVFSEIELLNRAMNLAYCKLLGDANLVNQESARVQAVTPALVLAAAQEVLRPDNCSTLYYRAQPKAAATETPTPSLVAEHIAE encoded by the coding sequence ATGATTCATTTCGAAGAATTCACGCTTTCTAACGGCCTGCGCTGCCTAGTGCACGAAGACCGCAGCACGCCGATGGCGGTGCTCAACATCCTGTACAACGTAGGGTCCCGCGACGAAGACCCCGAGCACACAGGCTTCGCGCACCTCTTTGAGCACCTGATGTTTTCGGGCTCCGTGAACATCCCCAGCTACGACGAGCCGCTGCAGCTAGTGGGCGGCGAGAACAACGCCTTCACGTCTCCTGATATCACCAACTATTACCTCACGCTGCCCGCTGCTAATCTGGAAACCGGCTTTTGGCTGGAGTCAGACCGTATGCTGAACCTGGCCTTCTCGGAGAATGGCCTGGAGGTGCAGCGCAAGGTGGTAGTGGAGGAGTTCAAGCAGAACTACCTCAACCAGCCCTACGGCGACGTGTGGCTGAAGCTACGACCCCTGGCCTACCAGCACCACCCGTACCAATGGGCCACTATTGGCAAAGAGGTAGGCCACATCGAAGACGCCACCATGCAGCAGGTGCGCGACTTTTTCGCCAAGCACTACTCTCCTGCCAATGCCGTGTTGGTAGTGGCAGGAGCCGTAACCCGGGCCGAGGCCAAGCGTCTGGCCGAGAAGTGGTTTGCTCCCATTCCGAGTGGCACCCGCTATGAGCGGCAGCTCCCGCAGGAACCCCGCCAGACCGAAGCCCGCTTTTTGGAGGTGCAGGCGGAGGTACCGGTTTCGGCGCTCTACAAAGTGTACCACATGCCCGGCCGCAACGATGCCCGCTACTATGATGTAGACCTGCTCAGCGATCTGCTGGGCCGTGGCAAGTCGAGCCGACTGTACCAGCAGCTGGTGAAGGAGCAACCACTGTTCAATGCCATTTCGGCTTCCGTTATGGGTTCTTTGGAACCCGGTTTGCTGGTAGTGAGCGGTAAGCTGAATGCGGGCGTGACGCTGGAAGAAGCCGATGCTGCCGTGGAAAGCGTAATAGCTACTCTCCGCGAAGAGTTGGTGTCGGAGCTGGAGCTGGAAAAGGTAAAAAATCAGGCCGAGGCAAGCATCGTGTTCAGTGAAATTGAGCTACTGAACCGCGCCATGAACCTGGCTTACTGTAAGCTTCTCGGCGACGCTAACCTTGTAAACCAAGAAAGCGCCCGCGTGCAGGCTGTAACGCCCGCGCTGGTGCTGGCAGCGGCCCAGGAAGTACTACGCCCCGACAATTGCAGCACGCTTTACTACCGCGCTCAGCCCAAAGCAGCCGCAACCGAAACACCTACTCCCTCGCTGGTAGCAGAGCATATAGCCGAATAG
- the pheS gene encoding phenylalanine--tRNA ligase subunit alpha: protein MQDNIARLRAEIEAYDVTTPEQLDQFRIAFTGRKGQLADLFDQLKTVPQEQRRSVGQELNQLKQAAVAKFEQRQQELEAATANAPADPSFDYTLPGIPNALGTRHPLSLVREEIVRILARIGFNVAEGPEIEDDWHNFTALNFPENHPARDMQDTFFVRRTPGEQEWVLRTHTSPVQVRVMQTQKPPIRSIMPGRVYRNEAISARAHMMFHQVEALFVDENVSFADLKQTVYHFVQELFGDDMEVRFRPSFFPFTEPSAEIDITCLICKGKGCNICKHTGWVEIGGCGMVDPAVLEQSGIDPERYSGYAWGMGIERITMLKYQIKDLRLFTENDLRFLRQFESVQ from the coding sequence ATGCAGGATAACATCGCGCGGCTGCGGGCCGAAATCGAAGCGTACGACGTCACCACCCCGGAACAGCTGGATCAGTTCCGCATTGCCTTCACCGGCCGCAAAGGCCAGTTGGCGGATCTGTTTGATCAACTGAAAACGGTGCCCCAGGAGCAGCGCCGCTCGGTAGGCCAGGAGCTCAACCAGCTTAAGCAGGCAGCAGTAGCTAAGTTTGAGCAGCGCCAGCAGGAGCTGGAAGCAGCCACCGCCAATGCTCCCGCCGATCCGTCTTTCGACTATACCCTGCCCGGCATTCCTAATGCCTTGGGCACGCGCCACCCCTTGAGTTTGGTGCGCGAGGAAATTGTGCGCATTCTGGCGCGCATCGGTTTCAACGTAGCGGAGGGTCCCGAAATTGAGGATGACTGGCACAACTTCACTGCCCTCAACTTCCCCGAAAACCACCCTGCTCGTGATATGCAGGACACGTTTTTCGTGCGCCGTACGCCCGGTGAGCAGGAATGGGTACTCCGCACCCACACCAGCCCCGTGCAGGTGCGCGTGATGCAAACCCAGAAGCCGCCTATTCGCAGCATCATGCCTGGCCGTGTGTACCGCAACGAGGCTATTTCGGCTAGGGCGCACATGATGTTCCATCAGGTAGAAGCGCTGTTCGTGGATGAAAACGTGAGCTTCGCCGATCTGAAGCAGACGGTGTACCACTTCGTGCAGGAGTTGTTCGGCGATGATATGGAGGTGCGCTTCCGCCCGTCTTTCTTCCCCTTCACCGAGCCCAGCGCCGAAATCGACATTACCTGCCTGATTTGCAAAGGCAAAGGATGCAACATCTGCAAGCATACCGGCTGGGTGGAAATCGGCGGTTGCGGCATGGTAGACCCCGCTGTGCTGGAGCAGTCTGGCATCGACCCCGAGCGCTACAGCGGCTACGCCTGGGGCATGGGCATTGAGCGCATCACGATGCTTAAGTACCAGATCAAAGACCTGCGCCTGTTCACGGAAAACGACCTGCGCTTTCTGCGCCAGTTCGAAAGCGTGCAGTAG
- a CDS encoding Rieske (2Fe-2S) protein, producing MPFRSCPLVRAVSAASLLASQLLLGACNNTDNVQPQIPLAAVNELVVLTDQQNSNLRFDNGAVYVKGGVRGLIVVRQNASNYLAFERNCPYQPLDTCAVVKIDPFIRLYDPCCKSQFSLQGQVQGGPANQNLRRYNTALSGNLLTITN from the coding sequence ATGCCATTTCGCTCCTGTCCCTTGGTTCGTGCTGTTAGTGCGGCTTCTTTGCTGGCCTCGCAGCTATTATTAGGTGCCTGCAACAACACGGATAATGTGCAGCCCCAGATTCCGTTGGCAGCCGTGAATGAGTTAGTGGTTCTGACCGATCAGCAAAACAGCAACCTGCGTTTTGATAATGGCGCAGTGTATGTAAAAGGCGGTGTGCGAGGCCTTATTGTGGTGCGGCAGAACGCCTCGAACTACTTAGCCTTTGAGCGCAACTGCCCCTATCAGCCGCTTGATACGTGCGCCGTAGTCAAGATCGACCCGTTTATTCGGCTCTATGACCCGTGCTGCAAATCGCAGTTTAGCTTGCAAGGGCAGGTACAGGGCGGCCCGGCCAACCAAAACCTTCGTCGGTACAACACAGCCCTCTCCGGCAACCTTCTGACAATCACGAATTAA
- a CDS encoding sterol desaturase family protein: protein MNTTSEASEPEVHVTPVKTPDAIKPKHKGSAQLFKNPVLERLSHTHIALPVSIFIITAFVSLYYGLTRGFITGISAFGLFLIGWFMFTFVEYVMHRYLYHIPATSPGRIKFQYTMHGVHHEYPKDKTRLAMPPIITVFVASLLFFIFRFTFGSAAFGILAGFVFGYALYLFVHYAIHVYAPPKNFLKVWWTHHAQHHYRQDEIAFGVSSTLWDHIIGTMPSKAKQA, encoded by the coding sequence ATGAACACCACTTCCGAAGCTTCTGAGCCTGAAGTACACGTAACCCCGGTTAAAACGCCAGATGCCATCAAGCCTAAGCACAAGGGCTCGGCGCAGCTGTTTAAGAATCCGGTGCTGGAGCGTCTGTCGCACACGCACATTGCGCTTCCGGTCTCCATCTTCATAATTACTGCTTTCGTGAGCCTGTACTATGGCCTGACACGAGGTTTTATTACGGGTATTTCGGCCTTTGGCCTTTTCCTGATCGGCTGGTTCATGTTCACGTTTGTGGAGTACGTGATGCATCGCTACCTGTACCATATTCCGGCTACTTCGCCCGGTCGGATCAAGTTCCAGTATACCATGCACGGCGTGCACCACGAGTATCCTAAAGACAAAACGCGCCTGGCCATGCCGCCCATCATCACGGTATTCGTGGCGTCGTTGCTGTTCTTCATCTTCCGCTTCACGTTTGGAAGTGCGGCATTCGGTATTCTGGCGGGCTTTGTATTCGGGTATGCGCTCTATTTGTTTGTGCACTATGCCATTCACGTATATGCTCCCCCAAAGAACTTCCTGAAAGTGTGGTGGACTCACCACGCCCAGCATCACTACCGCCAGGATGAAATTGCTTTCGGCGTATCCAGCACCCTCTGGGACCACATCATCGGGACCATGCCCAGCAAAGCAAAACAGGCCTAG
- a CDS encoding shikimate kinase has translation MRLYLIGMPGAGKTTLGRALATAYEVPFRDLDDEIVRREQRSIPEIFAQEGEEYFREQEAEVLRELVAELPELVLSTGGGTPCFHHNLDVLLETGLTLYLAVPVPELVRRLLQQASQRPLLAPALDAAALETRLTETLAARQGFYDRAPLCCAAPICSVEAVRQLVDRYNATV, from the coding sequence ATGCGCCTGTATCTGATCGGCATGCCCGGTGCGGGCAAAACTACCTTGGGCCGGGCCTTGGCCACGGCCTACGAAGTGCCCTTCCGCGACCTGGACGACGAAATTGTGCGCCGAGAGCAGCGCAGCATTCCGGAGATTTTCGCGCAGGAAGGCGAGGAGTATTTTCGGGAACAGGAAGCAGAAGTGCTGCGTGAACTGGTAGCGGAACTGCCCGAGCTGGTGTTATCAACCGGCGGCGGCACGCCTTGCTTCCATCATAACCTCGATGTGTTGCTGGAAACCGGGCTCACGTTGTACCTGGCCGTGCCCGTGCCGGAACTGGTACGGCGCTTGCTGCAGCAGGCTTCACAGCGTCCGTTGCTGGCGCCAGCTCTTGATGCAGCTGCGCTGGAAACGCGCCTGACGGAAACCTTGGCCGCCCGTCAGGGGTTTTACGACCGTGCGCCGCTGTGTTGCGCCGCTCCTATCTGTTCGGTAGAGGCGGTGCGGCAGTTGGTCGATCGATATAATGCTACCGTCTAG
- a CDS encoding ABC transporter permease → MSRILGFLLRRLWQGALVLVGVALTVFFLFNVLPGDPVALLAGQRSDAATRAAIAADLGLDQPLPAQLAGYLNDVSPLGLHPRDSAGVAKYGGVTLLPLGPKALVLKTPYLRRSFQSNKEVLSILLDHFTGTLWLAVAAMLLAAVLGIGLGIVAALKPHSWLDRLLVSTSVLGISVPSFVAAILIAMTFGFYWSRWTGLNLTGQLYETDPFTGRHLVLRNLVLPAFALGIRPLAVIVQLTRSSMLDVMSQDYIRTARAKGLSAYHTVIGHALKNALNPVITAVSGWLASLMAGAFFIEYIFNWKGLGTVTLRAVENLDFPVVMGATIFIAAIFVLVNIAVDVLYAVIDPRVKLG, encoded by the coding sequence GTGAGCCGCATACTAGGGTTTTTGCTGCGCCGCCTCTGGCAGGGGGCGCTGGTGCTGGTAGGCGTAGCCCTCACCGTGTTCTTTCTGTTCAATGTATTGCCCGGCGACCCGGTAGCCCTGCTGGCCGGTCAGCGCTCCGACGCGGCCACCCGTGCCGCCATTGCCGCCGACCTGGGCCTCGATCAGCCGCTGCCTGCTCAGTTGGCCGGCTACCTCAACGATGTATCGCCGCTAGGCCTGCACCCCCGCGACTCGGCCGGTGTGGCCAAGTACGGCGGCGTTACGCTGCTGCCGCTAGGCCCGAAGGCGCTGGTATTGAAAACGCCGTATTTGCGCCGTTCCTTCCAGAGCAACAAGGAAGTGCTTAGTATTCTGCTCGACCACTTCACGGGCACGCTCTGGCTAGCTGTGGCGGCTATGCTGCTGGCGGCGGTACTAGGCATAGGCCTAGGAATCGTGGCCGCGCTCAAACCGCACTCCTGGCTTGATCGGCTGCTGGTATCTACCTCCGTGCTGGGCATTTCGGTGCCGTCGTTTGTGGCGGCCATCCTCATCGCCATGACGTTTGGGTTTTACTGGAGCCGCTGGACGGGCCTCAACCTCACAGGCCAGCTCTACGAAACCGACCCCTTTACGGGCCGCCACTTGGTACTGCGCAACCTGGTGCTGCCAGCGTTTGCCTTAGGCATCCGGCCGCTAGCTGTTATTGTGCAGCTCACCCGATCCTCCATGCTCGATGTCATGAGCCAGGACTATATCCGGACGGCGCGGGCAAAGGGCCTGTCGGCGTACCATACGGTTATTGGCCATGCCCTCAAAAATGCCCTGAATCCGGTTATTACCGCCGTGTCGGGCTGGCTGGCCTCCCTCATGGCAGGTGCCTTCTTCATTGAGTATATTTTCAACTGGAAAGGCCTGGGCACCGTCACGCTACGGGCCGTGGAGAATCTGGATTTCCCGGTCGTGATGGGCGCCACCATCTTTATCGCGGCCATCTTTGTGCTGGTAAACATTGCCGTTGATGTTCTCTACGCCGTCATTGACCCTCGCGTAAAGCTTGGCTAG
- a CDS encoding BT_3928 family protein encodes MKQITRICWLLLGVVFIFSGLVKLNDPVGTALKLEEYFEVFSQDIGSFFHVFIPHSRTLSIFLSSLEVVLGVAVLLRWMLRQVLLTLLGLLIFFGFLTFYSAAFNKVTDCGCFGDFIKLTPWTSFAKDMFLLLLWAVVFLNQRYLRRVFAKGTLGVMYITIASAVAIGIGVRALGHLPYFDFLPYKVGNDIGKLMKPQEPAKYQYVMERNGESKTFTEYPTDSTWKYKSMEVLNPLTSKPVITDFSVFDADGKDHTAEILTGNKLVLVVQDVTSADRDRYKEINELLETAAKSKKPLTPLVITSSSPAAFDSYRHDVNLAAPYYFADATVLKSMIRSNPGLILLQNGVVKGKYHYHDIPTQGELENEL; translated from the coding sequence ATGAAACAAATTACCCGTATTTGCTGGCTGTTGCTGGGTGTGGTCTTTATCTTCTCGGGGCTGGTGAAGCTCAACGACCCCGTAGGCACGGCCCTCAAGTTGGAAGAATATTTTGAGGTGTTCAGCCAGGATATTGGCTCCTTCTTTCACGTCTTCATTCCGCATTCCCGCACGCTGAGCATCTTCCTGAGCTCCCTGGAAGTGGTGCTGGGCGTGGCCGTGCTGTTGCGCTGGATGCTGCGTCAGGTGCTGCTCACGCTGCTAGGCCTCCTGATTTTCTTCGGGTTCCTGACGTTCTACTCGGCCGCCTTCAATAAGGTAACGGACTGCGGCTGCTTCGGCGACTTCATCAAGCTCACGCCCTGGACGTCGTTTGCCAAGGATATGTTCCTGCTGCTGCTTTGGGCCGTGGTATTCCTTAACCAGCGCTACCTGCGCCGGGTGTTTGCCAAGGGCACCTTGGGCGTGATGTACATCACCATTGCCTCGGCTGTGGCCATTGGTATCGGCGTGCGGGCGCTAGGCCACTTGCCGTACTTCGATTTCCTGCCTTACAAAGTGGGCAACGACATTGGGAAGCTGATGAAGCCCCAAGAGCCGGCCAAGTACCAGTACGTGATGGAGCGCAACGGCGAAAGCAAAACGTTTACGGAGTATCCCACCGATTCTACCTGGAAATACAAGAGCATGGAAGTGCTCAACCCGCTCACCTCTAAGCCCGTCATCACCGACTTCTCGGTGTTTGATGCTGATGGCAAAGACCATACGGCCGAAATACTGACGGGCAACAAGCTGGTGCTGGTGGTGCAGGATGTGACCTCCGCCGACCGCGACCGGTACAAGGAAATTAATGAGCTGCTGGAAACGGCTGCTAAATCGAAGAAGCCCCTCACGCCGCTGGTCATCACCAGCAGCAGCCCCGCCGCCTTCGACTCGTATCGCCATGATGTGAACCTGGCAGCACCCTACTACTTCGCCGATGCCACTGTGCTCAAATCCATGATTCGCTCAAACCCCGGCCTGATTCTGCTGCAGAACGGGGTGGTGAAAGGCAAGTATCACTACCATGATATCCCGACGCAGGGAGAGCTAGAGAACGAGCTGTGA
- a CDS encoding DUF1599 domain-containing protein, with the protein MENQTQHEYNQVLAHCRQLFLAKTHDYGTAWRILRLPSVTDQIYIKAQRIRSIQEKGTQLVADGVEEEFVAIINYCIIALMQLGLPPEAPMDLDPAAVALAYDAEVEENRRLLFAKNHDYGEAWRQMRVESITDIILMKLHRTKQIEDLHGLTRVSEGVDANYRDMLNYAVFALIKSGFVDVKA; encoded by the coding sequence TTGGAGAATCAAACCCAGCACGAATACAACCAGGTGCTAGCGCACTGCCGCCAGCTGTTTCTGGCCAAAACCCACGACTACGGCACGGCCTGGCGCATCCTGCGGCTGCCGTCCGTCACGGACCAGATTTACATTAAGGCCCAGCGCATCCGCAGCATCCAGGAGAAAGGCACCCAGCTGGTAGCCGATGGGGTGGAAGAGGAGTTTGTGGCCATCATCAACTACTGCATCATTGCCCTCATGCAGCTAGGCCTGCCGCCGGAAGCGCCCATGGACCTTGACCCCGCCGCCGTGGCCCTGGCCTACGACGCGGAAGTGGAGGAAAACCGCCGTCTGCTGTTCGCCAAAAACCACGATTATGGCGAAGCCTGGCGCCAGATGCGGGTAGAAAGCATCACGGATATTATCCTGATGAAGCTGCACCGTACTAAGCAGATTGAGGATCTGCACGGGCTCACGCGCGTATCGGAGGGCGTAGATGCCAACTACCGCGACATGCTCAATTACGCCGTATTCGCCCTCATCAAGAGTGGCTTCGTAGACGTGAAAGCGTAA
- the folP gene encoding dihydropteroate synthase, which yields MRCPGGRVLDLRRPQVMGILNLTPDSFFAGNRIGSQDELLRRAELMLGQGASILDLGGYSSRPGAEDIPADEEKRRVLPAIEAVRQAFPDAFISVDTFRASVAAEAVAAGADILNDISGGQLDAELLPTVGHLQVPYILMHMRGTPQTMPQLTHYDDDLVLELVRYFRDKLAELRSHGISDVVLDPGFGFAKTPAQGHELLRRLPELQILGLPILAGLSRKSMVAKALGLSAEAALPGTVAVNTMALLNGARILRVHDVAEAVQTIQLVSTTYSPVFP from the coding sequence TTGCGTTGCCCCGGCGGACGCGTGCTGGATTTGCGCCGTCCGCAGGTGATGGGCATCCTTAATCTGACGCCCGATTCGTTCTTTGCTGGCAACCGCATCGGCTCCCAGGATGAGTTGCTGCGCCGCGCCGAGCTGATGCTAGGCCAGGGTGCCAGCATCCTGGACTTGGGCGGCTACTCCTCCCGCCCCGGCGCCGAGGATATTCCTGCGGATGAGGAAAAGCGCCGCGTGCTGCCGGCCATAGAAGCCGTGCGCCAAGCATTTCCGGACGCATTTATTTCCGTCGATACGTTTCGGGCCAGCGTGGCCGCCGAGGCCGTAGCCGCCGGCGCCGACATTCTCAACGACATCAGTGGCGGCCAGTTGGATGCGGAACTACTGCCCACCGTAGGCCACCTCCAAGTGCCCTACATCCTGATGCACATGCGCGGCACACCCCAAACCATGCCCCAGCTCACGCACTACGACGATGATCTGGTGCTGGAGCTGGTGCGCTATTTCCGGGATAAGCTAGCCGAACTGCGCAGCCACGGCATTTCGGATGTGGTGCTGGACCCCGGCTTTGGGTTTGCCAAAACGCCCGCGCAAGGTCATGAGCTACTGCGCCGCCTGCCGGAGCTACAGATACTGGGCCTGCCGATTCTGGCCGGGCTCTCCCGCAAAAGCATGGTAGCCAAAGCCCTAGGCCTATCGGCGGAGGCGGCGCTGCCGGGCACCGTTGCCGTCAATACCATGGCCCTGCTCAACGGGGCCCGGATTCTGCGCGTACATGATGTAGCAGAGGCTGTGCAAACCATTCAGCTCGTTTCTACCACCTACTCACCCGTTTTCCCGTGA